GAGCTAGTTGTTCTGTGGCTTTTCTGTGTTATCGTCATTTGCTATAGCTTTGTCACACTGTGGCATGATGATTGTTGGTTGCTAAATTTTAGGACAATGAAGAGACAGATAAGGTAGCAGTTGTTTTGGATGATGATGTAAGTCGTGTTGATCGATTTTTGTTGCCGCTTTCATAGATTAAAATTAacttaattctaaattttaaaattagtgATTTGTCAAGCCAAGCTGCTTCTTTTAGAGTTTGAAGATACAATTTTATGATAGGAACCCAAACAGGAGGAAGAAAAACAAACTATTGATGTAAGTGGCATGAGTTTGGAAATCtgttatcattttgaaaatttgctgCTTAGAATTAAAAACTTGCTGTTTTTGCAGTTTAGCAAAGTTATTGCAGTTAATATTTCAGTTGGGCGGAATGCAATGTATGCTTTCTGTTTTACTGTTAGGAAACAAAGCAAAAAGACATGGAGTCTGCTGAAGTAAGTCGCTTGAGTGTGGAAGAAAGTTTTTTTCTGTCTGGATTTGTGTTTTGATAGGACAAAAAGTTAAAAAGATGTAGGATATACCTGTAGAACAAGTACTAAAAAGCTATCGCATCTGGgcaaatttaaaatgcatatcatatcaaatttatgCACACAAATGTGTCATATTGCATTACTAACGAGAAGGCTTCTATAAGGTCAGTCTGCTGCCTATTAATCCTTATTGTGTTTTACATtgtgaaatattgtttaaatgaaatacATTACTATGATCTCTCTACTAACTCTGTTTTAAAAGACTTGACAGAAAATAACTGATTTTAGGAAAGGGAAGTTCAAATTGCTGAATATTTCTTCATATGATTGTGATTTTTAATATGATAATCTTGAAAGAAGTATTATGTTAAGACTGAAATAATtgaaccacaggcaattgcgTCACTTAGGTCGAATTCTAATAGTAAATTTGACCCCAAGCAATGCAGTTGCCTGTGAATTGAACTAATGAAATCATGTTTTTCCTCtttgcaaaattttgatttacacaacattatataaatgttgTAAACATACATGATAAATGCTATTCAGTATAAATGTATGTAAACTATGTTACTGTTAgattagtaatacatgtaccagtaagTGGCATGTTGCTGTTCATGGTCTTGTAAAAGCTTAAATAAACCTAGTGTTGTTTGTATGCTAGGAAAACGAACAAGATACTGAGGCACTTGTTGTCATGACCACTGATGTAAGTGAGCTAGTTGTTCTGTGGCTTTTCTGTGTTATCGTCATTTGCTATAGCTTTGTCACACTGTGGCATGATGATTGTTGGTTGCTAAATTTTAGGACAATGAAGAGACAGATAAGGTAGCAGTTGTTTTGGATGATGATGTAAGTCGTGTTGATCGATTTTTGTTGCCGCTTTCATAGATTAAAATTAacttaattctaaattttaaaattagtgATTTGTCAAGCCAAGCTGCTTCTTTTAGAGTTTGAAGATACAATTTTATGATAGGAACCCAAACAGGAGGAAGAAAAACAAACTATTGATGTAAGTGGCATGAGTTTGGAAATCtgttatcattttgaaaatttgctgCTTAGAATTAAAAACTTGCTGTTTTTGCAGTTTAGCAAAGTTATTGCAGTTAATATTTCAGTTGGGCGGAATGCAATGTATGCTTTCTGTTTTACTGTTAGGAAACAAAGCAAAAAGACATGGAGTCTGCTGAAGTAAGTCGCTTGAGTGTGGAAGAAAGTTTTTTTCTGTCTGGATTTGTGTTTTGATAGGACAAAAAGTTAAAAAGATGTAGGATATACCTGTAGAACAAGTACTATACAACTGAGcaaatttaaaatgcattttatatcaggggggggaggggggggggtgtatgcACGCACTTGCAAACAGACTCATCATTATGTTTCTAACACAGTTGCAAGAGGATTATAATGACTTGATGGAAAGCAAATATTAAAGCAATTAATTTCAGAGAAGGGATGTGAAAATTAATTACAGTATTATTTCCTGCACATGATTTTAATTTTCAGTTTAATTATGTCAAAAGAAATACCACAAACATCTCCTATATTTGAAAGTCATTTTCCTTATAACTTTGATTGTTACAGGAGGCTATAACAGAGGAAAAATCTGATGTAAGTGCTCAAGCAGCTGCTATTTAGTGAATCATTATCGGAGCATacaaacttaaatattttaCCAACATTTATCACAGGGATACAGATAGCTCTTGGTACAGATGATGAGTTATTCCAGTAACGGACATCCCATTCTGCTCAAGGAAATGTTTGCAAGCCAACCAATTAAGTTAATGTTGTAACATTTCAGAACTAGTTTCAAGataactgggggggggggggggggggggtgtctaatAATACATATCAATGCCTTTGCAAGAACTATATGTTTGATTAGCAATTTTTGTGTGTTGGCAGGAAACTGAGCCACTTGTTATAACAGAGGAAAATGTAAGTGATGTTTGttagaatacatgtactgtatacacAATACAAACTGAAACATCACTACACTGCTGCTGACTCAGTGATGAGGACAGAGTTTTATCTGATATCACATGAGTCTTTTGTAAGATGATGTCATTGTGTGGAATGTCTTGTTTGTGGTTAagaataaaattgataaaactgacaaattaaaagtttaaatcTCATGTAGAGTGCTGTATGAAATTGCTTAAACCTAAGTAATCATgtactaaacattttgaatGGTTTGTTATTTGTGTTTATGTAGTATCAAGAGTACATGTTGTTGTATGTACTAAATCTTTGGTTACTAAGTATGAATCAATCATTCCACTAATTATTGGTGGAAAGTGGAATCAGTGGTCTCCCTTGAGTCAGATGTAAGTAGCATGGTGTTTCTGCTAGGTGTCTCTGTCATTAGTTCTGGCATATAGTTAAAGAGAGTTTGATGTGGTTTTTCTTGTAGACACTGTGTCTGTGTGTAGACATCTTATCAATTTGATCTGGCATTTTATACAAGTGGAAGTACTGAAAATTAAAAGGgcaaaaattgcatatttttcattGCTTAAATCTGGAGATGAGTTTTGTTGTATTGATGTAATTTTCCTTTAAGAATAAAGGCAGAAAAGACAGGTTTCCCAGTCTAATGTAAGATGGGAGAAAGTTGAACAATACATAGTTTGGCATCCGAATGTGCATCATGAAGTAAACATCTTTGGTTTTTTCTGTATTCATTAAAAGATATTATGCATTAAAAGGATGTGAAAGAAACTGAAACTGAGGAACCTGTTAAGGAAGAATCACAACCTGTCAAAGAAGAAGAACCAGTTAAAGAAGAAGAACCAATTAAAGAAGAAGAACCAGTCAAAGAAGAAGAACCAGTGAAGGAAGAAGAACCAGAGTCAGTCCAAGAGGAAGCCAAAACAGAAGAGAAGGAAGAAGAAATAGACTTCTGGGCACAACTTGGTAAAGATGATGATGATTTTAGTAAGAAGAAGCCTGCCCCAGTGGTAGAACCAAAGGAGCCAAGTCCAGTACCAGAGACAAAGGAAGAAGCTCCAACAGTTGTAGAAGATGAGGATGATGACTCACTGGAGGCCAGGAGGAGGAGAAGGCGGAGGGAGAGAGAGGCCAAAGAGACTGCTGATGCAGAACCATCAGAGGACAGTGTGGAGGAACGCCGCCGTAGACGCCGCGAGGAGAGGATGGCCAGGGAGGAAGTCGATTCCACTGAGGTGGAGAGTGCTGCCGAGAGGAGAAGGAGACGTAGGCGTGAGATGGCTGATGATTAGGTAACCACTGCATGAGGGGTGTGTCCAGGATTGTGTCAACTAATCAAGCATCTGAAACAAATAACATATAGCTAGATTGTCTACATACACAATCTGACAACATTTAACATTTGGTGAAGAAAAGGCATGACATCCTCTTCTTTGTTGTAAGGGGATGTTTCACAGATTTAACATAGAACTAAGTGATTTGGATCCATAAGCATGCCAGACTAATGACCTGATAATACATGCATAAGTATATGCATAACCAGGCACGATTCGTGATGTATATAGATTGATAAATGTGTGCATATAATCTATTATGTCAAGCATGCTTTGAGTGAAGATGGTATGTACACTACAT
Above is a genomic segment from Ostrea edulis chromosome 3, xbOstEdul1.1, whole genome shotgun sequence containing:
- the LOC125675470 gene encoding probable serine/threonine-protein kinase kinX isoform X41; the protein is MVIKVFITNISSSTDIKKKQRELLATLESLKIEFEQVDISDPANEEEKKFMRANSKPSQEGKTPLPPQVFSNEDYCGDFDAYSEAIEDNTLYEFLKLAPPKEVSQASVTVTGVEEEKKDEDEREKDSEEKPLDKEAEDPQEKEAEKSEADETDQSAREAPSEEKSDIKIEENEQDTEAPVVMTTDDNEETDKVAVVLDDDEPKQEEEKQTIDENEQDTEALVVMTTDDNEETDKVAVVLDDDEPKQEEEKQTIDETKQKDMESAEENEQDTEALVVMTTDDNEETDKVAVVLDDDEPKQEEEKQTIDETKQKDMESAEEAITEEKSDETEPLVITEENDVKETETEEPVKEESQPVKEEEPVKEEEPIKEEEPVKEEEPVKEEEPESVQEEAKTEEKEEEIDFWAQLGKDDDDFSKKKPAPVVEPKEPSPVPETKEEAPTVVEDEDDDSLEARRRRRRREREAKETADAEPSEDSVEERRRRRREERMAREEVDSTEVESAAERRRRRRREMADD
- the LOC125675470 gene encoding probable serine/threonine-protein kinase kinX isoform X40 gives rise to the protein MVIKVFITNISSSTDIKKKQRELLATLESLKIEFEQVDISDPANEEEKKFMRANSKPSQEGKTPLPPQVFSNEDYCGDFDAYSEAIEDNTLYEFLKLAPPKEVSQASVTVTGVEEEKKDEDEREKDSEEKPLDKEAEDPQEKEAEKSEADETDQSAREAPSENEQDTEAPVVMTTDDNEETDKVAVVLDDDEPKQEEEKQTIDETKQKDMESAEENEQDTEALVVMTTDDNEETDKVAVVLDDDEPKQEEEKQTIDETKQKDMESAEENEQDTEALVVMTTDDNEETDKVAVVLDDDEPKQEEEKQTIDETKQKDMESAEEAITEEKSDETEPLVITEENDVKETETEEPVKEESQPVKEEEPVKEEEPIKEEEPVKEEEPVKEEEPESVQEEAKTEEKEEEIDFWAQLGKDDDDFSKKKPAPVVEPKEPSPVPETKEEAPTVVEDEDDDSLEARRRRRRREREAKETADAEPSEDSVEERRRRRREERMAREEVDSTEVESAAERRRRRRREMADD
- the LOC125675470 gene encoding probable serine/threonine-protein kinase kinX isoform X42, encoding MVIKVFITNISSSTDIKKKQRELLATLESLKIEFEQVDISDPANEEEKKFMRANSKPSQEGKTPLPPQVFSNEDYCGDFDAYSEAIEDNTLYEFLKLAPPKEVSQASVTVTGVEEEKKDEDEREKDSEEKPLDKEAEDPQEKEAEKSEADEEKSDIKIEENEQDTEAPVVMTTDDNEETDKVAVVLDDDEPKQEEEKQTIDETKQKDMESAEENEQDTEALVVMTTDDNEETDKVAVVLDDDEPKQEEEKQTIDETKQKDMESAEENEQDTEALVVMTTDDNEETDKVAVVLDDDEPKQEEEKQTIDETKQKDMESAEEAITEEKSDETEPLVITEENDVKETETEEPVKEESQPVKEEEPVKEEEPIKEEEPVKEEEPVKEEEPESVQEEAKTEEKEEEIDFWAQLGKDDDDFSKKKPAPVVEPKEPSPVPETKEEAPTVVEDEDDDSLEARRRRRRREREAKETADAEPSEDSVEERRRRRREERMAREEVDSTEVESAAERRRRRRREMADD
- the LOC125675470 gene encoding probable serine/threonine-protein kinase kinX isoform X46, which encodes MVIKVFITNISSSTDIKKKQRELLATLESLKIEFEQVDISDPANEEEKKFMRANSKPSQEGKTPLPPQVFSNEDYCGDFDAYSEAIEDNTLYEFLKLAPPKEVSQASVTVTGVEEEKKDEEKPLDKEAEDPQEKEAEKSEADEEKSDIKIEENEQDTEAPVVMTTDDNEETDKVAVVLDDDEPKQEEEKQTIDETKQKDMESAEENEQDTEALVVMTTDDNEETDKVAVVLDDDEPKQEEEKQTIDETKQKDMESAEENEQDTEALVVMTTDDNEETDKVAVVLDDDEPKQEEEKQTIDETKQKDMESAEEAITEEKSDETEPLVITEENDVKETETEEPVKEESQPVKEEEPVKEEEPIKEEEPVKEEEPVKEEEPESVQEEAKTEEKEEEIDFWAQLGKDDDDFSKKKPAPVVEPKEPSPVPETKEEAPTVVEDEDDDSLEARRRRRRREREAKETADAEPSEDSVEERRRRRREERMAREEVDSTEVESAAERRRRRRREMADD
- the LOC125675470 gene encoding DNA ligase 1-like isoform X35; the protein is MVIKVFITNISSSTDIKKKQRELLATLESLKIEFEQVDISDPANEEEKKFMRANSKPSQEGKTPLPPQVFSNEDYCGDFDAYSEAIEDNTLYEFLKLAPPKEVSQASVTVTGVEEEKKDEDEREKDSEEKPLDKEAEDPQEKEAEKSEADETDQSAREAPSVSCMEEKSDIKIEENEQDTEAPVVMTTDDNEETDKVAVVLDDDEPKQEEEKQTIDETKQKDMESAEENEQDTEALVVMTTDDNEETDKVAVVLDDDEPKQEEEKQTIDETKQKDMESAEENEQDTEALVVMTTDDNEETDKVAVVLDDDEPKQEEEKQTIDETKQKDMESAEEAITEEKSDETEPLVITEENDVKETETEEPVKEESQPVKEEEPVKEEEPIKEEEPVKEEEPVKEEEPESVQEEAKTEEKEEEIDFWAQLGKDDDDFSKKKPAPVVEPKEPSPVPETKEEAPTVVEDEDDDSLEARRRRRRREREAKETADAEPSEDSVEERRRRRREERMAREEVDSTEVESAAERRRRRRREMADD
- the LOC125675470 gene encoding DNA ligase 1-like isoform X36: MVIKVFITNISSSTDIKKKQRELLATLESLKIEFEQVDISDPANEEEKKFMRANSKPSQEGKTPLPPQVFSNEDYCGDFDAYSEAIEDNTLYEFLKLAPPKEVSQASVTVTGVEEEKKDEDEREKDSEEKPLDKEAEDPQEKEAEKSEADETDQSAREAPSEEKSDIKIEENEQDTEAPVVMTTDDNEETDKVAVVLDDDEPKQEEEKQTIDETKQKDMESAEENEQDTEALVVMTTDDNEETDKVAVVLDDDEPKQEEEKQTIDETKQKDMESAEENEQDTEALVVMTTDDNEETDKVAVVLDDDEPKQEEEKQTIDETKQKDMESAEEAITEEKSDETEPLVITEENDVKETETEEPVKEESQPVKEEEPVKEEEPIKEEEPVKEEEPVKEEEPESVQEEAKTEEKEEEIDFWAQLGKDDDDFSKKKPAPVVEPKEPSPVPETKEEAPTVVEDEDDDSLEARRRRRRREREAKETADAEPSEDSVEERRRRRREERMAREEVDSTEVESAAERRRRRRREMADD
- the LOC125675470 gene encoding probable serine/threonine-protein kinase kinX isoform X44 translates to MVIKVFITNISSSTDIKKKQRELLATLESLKIEFEQVDISDPANEEEKKFMRANSKPSQEGKTPLPPQVFSNEDYCGDFDAYSEAIEDNTLYEFLKLAPPKEVSQASVTVTGVEEEKKDEDEREKDSEEKPLDKEAEDPQEKEAEKSEADETDQSAREAPSEEKSDIKIEENEQDTEAPVVMTTDDNEETDKVAVVLDDDEPKQEEEKQTIDETKQKDMESAEDNEETDKVAVVLDDDEPKQEEEKQTIDETKQKDMESAEENEQDTEALVVMTTDDNEETDKVAVVLDDDEPKQEEEKQTIDETKQKDMESAEEAITEEKSDETEPLVITEENDVKETETEEPVKEESQPVKEEEPVKEEEPIKEEEPVKEEEPVKEEEPESVQEEAKTEEKEEEIDFWAQLGKDDDDFSKKKPAPVVEPKEPSPVPETKEEAPTVVEDEDDDSLEARRRRRRREREAKETADAEPSEDSVEERRRRRREERMAREEVDSTEVESAAERRRRRRREMADD
- the LOC125675470 gene encoding probable serine/threonine-protein kinase kinX isoform X38 gives rise to the protein MVIKVFITNISSSTDIKKKQRELLATLESLKIEFEQVDISDPANEEEKKFMRANSKPSQEGKTPLPPQVFSNEDYCGDFDAYSEAIEDNTLYEFLKLAPPKEVSQASVTVTGVEEEKKDEEKPLDKEAEDPQEKEAEKSEADETDQSAREAPSVSCMEEKSDIKIEENEQDTEAPVVMTTDDNEETDKVAVVLDDDEPKQEEEKQTIDETKQKDMESAEENEQDTEALVVMTTDDNEETDKVAVVLDDDEPKQEEEKQTIDETKQKDMESAEENEQDTEALVVMTTDDNEETDKVAVVLDDDEPKQEEEKQTIDETKQKDMESAEEAITEEKSDETEPLVITEENDVKETETEEPVKEESQPVKEEEPVKEEEPIKEEEPVKEEEPVKEEEPESVQEEAKTEEKEEEIDFWAQLGKDDDDFSKKKPAPVVEPKEPSPVPETKEEAPTVVEDEDDDSLEARRRRRRREREAKETADAEPSEDSVEERRRRRREERMAREEVDSTEVESAAERRRRRRREMADD
- the LOC125675470 gene encoding probable serine/threonine-protein kinase kinX isoform X39; this translates as MVIKVFITNISSSTDIKKKQRELLATLESLKIEFEQVDISDPANEEEKKFMRANSKPSQEGKTPLPPQVFSNEDYCGDFDAYSEAIEDNTLYEFLKLAPPKEVSQASVTVTGVEEEKKDEEKPLDKEAEDPQEKEAEKSEADETDQSAREAPSEEKSDIKIEENEQDTEAPVVMTTDDNEETDKVAVVLDDDEPKQEEEKQTIDETKQKDMESAEENEQDTEALVVMTTDDNEETDKVAVVLDDDEPKQEEEKQTIDETKQKDMESAEENEQDTEALVVMTTDDNEETDKVAVVLDDDEPKQEEEKQTIDETKQKDMESAEEAITEEKSDETEPLVITEENDVKETETEEPVKEESQPVKEEEPVKEEEPIKEEEPVKEEEPVKEEEPESVQEEAKTEEKEEEIDFWAQLGKDDDDFSKKKPAPVVEPKEPSPVPETKEEAPTVVEDEDDDSLEARRRRRRREREAKETADAEPSEDSVEERRRRRREERMAREEVDSTEVESAAERRRRRRREMADD